From Carya illinoinensis cultivar Pawnee chromosome 5, C.illinoinensisPawnee_v1, whole genome shotgun sequence, one genomic window encodes:
- the LOC122309164 gene encoding uncharacterized protein LOC122309164 — protein sequence MYVTKFLSDYQKDPSSLFLPPPEGPNSGVLVIQDEEAEPTCCFGLSKSHTITDQPFPQNKKLTLRYSTGVGDNNRVERFYVALIPVLNQPLSSNRYYAIKTHGRHTGEAYANSKEDDMGTCCCFDYVNDVPPRPLDPNEMHQQFEIHPNKTLWGRSGFVAKPIAPDGFLPRFLANRGWEVHTSTPRNFSLGEAPGLDTTLRARLPDFSFPLSCKSSQNVVVGRWYSPFMFIKEGTPKDQMTRSMYYKITLEQKWEQLFSCEKSESQSNAVVVDAVVQREEVLIAGMKVVDLNVVDEVMWFKSFGNGGGEVRVGLSMLVVERMKWEQIRVGWVGGNERQVALKRVEEFGGSAGEWMKFGLYVLVERFVVKRMDGSLVLTYDFKHINQTRAKWE from the exons ATGTATGTGACGAAGTTTCTTTCTGACTACCAAAAGGATCCTTCTTCCCTCTTCCTGCCACCCCCCGAAGGCCCAAACTCCGGCGTTCTGGTCATCCAAGATGAAGAAGCCGAGCCTACTTGTTGCTTCGGATTGTCCAAGAGTCATACGATCACGGACCAGCCTTTCCCTCAGAACAAGAAACTCACGCTCCGATATTCAACGGGAGTTGGCGATAACAATCGTGTTGAGAGATTTTACGTTGCCTTGATTCCGGTTCTTAATCAGCCACTGTCTTCCAATCGGTACTATGCCATAAAGACACACGGGAGGCATACAGG GGAAGCATATGCAAATTCCAAGGAAGATGACATGGGAACCTGTTGCTGCTTCGACTATGTTAATGATGTACCGCCAAGACCTTTGGATCCCAACGAGATGCACCAGCAATTCGAGATTCATCCCAACAAAACTTTATGGGGAAGGTCTGGTTTTGTTGCCAAACCCATAGCTCCAGATGGATTCCTTCCACGGTTCCTCGCAAATAGAGGGTGGGAAGTGCATACCTCAACTCCCCGAAATTTCAGTTTAGGTGAAGCACCGGGCCTAGACACTACCCTCCGTGCTCGCCTCCCGGATTTCAGCTTCCCGCTATCATGTAAGAGTTCTCAAAACGTGGTTGTAGGAAGGTGGTATTCTCCTTTCATGTTTATAAAGGAAGGAACACCAAAAGATCAAATGACCAGATCAATGTACTACAAGATAACCCTGGAGCAAAAATGGGAAcaattattttcatgtgaaaagaGTGAGAGCCAAAGCAATGCCGTGGTTGTGGATGCTGTTGTTCAGAGAGAAGAGGTCTTGATTGCAGGGATGAAAGTTGTGGATCTGAATGTGGTTGATGAGGTGATGTGGTTCAAGAGCTTTGGCAATGGAGGAGGAGAAGTCCGTGTTGGTTTGAGCATGTTAGTGGTTGAGAGAATGAAGTGGGAGCAGATAAGGGTTGGATGGGTTGGGGGAAATGAGAGGCAAGTGGCACTGAAGAGAGTAGAGGAATTTGGAGGGTCAGCTGGGGAATGGATGAAGTTTGGTCTTTATGTTCTGGTTGAGAGGTTTGTTGTGAAAAGAATGGATGGAAGCCTGGTATTGACCTATGATTTCAAGCACATTAATCAGACTCGGGCCAAATGGGAATGA